The sequence TTTTAATCATTTTTAATCAATGTTCATGAATATCCTGTTTATGAAAGATTTTATAGGGTATAACTGTATTTTTAATGAAATTAATATGAAATTCAAACCTTTTCTTTAAAAAATAATTTAAAAAGTTGTATAACCCTATAAAATCCTTAAATTTCTATCCTTTTTTGATAATAAATGCTAAAGTTTATTAAGGAATATTGAAAATTTACATATGTTATTAATAAAAGGTGATTACATGCGAAAACTAATTAGTATTTTTATATGTTTAATTTTTGTGTTTTCTGTGATTGGGGCATCTTCTGCAGCAGTTATTGGAAAAACGAACTATGGATGGGTTGAAAAGCAAACTTATGGAAATCTATCCTCAACCAACACAATAGCTATAATTGTGGGGGTTCACCCAAGGGAGCATGGTTTTCATGATGCAATGGTTAATGCCCTGAAGACTCAAACCGCATCTTCAAACAAGAAGTACATTCTTTACAGGATCCATGTTACCAAGACTCCTATGAACTATTACAAGGGTAGAATGTATGGACAGCTGCTTGGAAATAAATTCGTTGTCCCTGATGTCAAACGAAGCCATCCAAATGTTGTTTTCGACATCCATGAAGATGCCTGGAAATCAAGTGGCTACAAATACCCACGGTTTTTAGACCCTGTATCAAAGACATCTAAAACCTACAGTTACATAAATAGGGTAAAAACAAAGATGCCGTTTTTGAAGGTTTACGTGCCACCTAGCGGTACCAGCCCAAAATACGTTACAAAGCCAATAGCATCAAAGGGCATTCCAACAATTATTTATGAGACCTACAAGTACGATTCCTACAGTAAGAAGGTTGCAGATGCAAACCTATTTATCAACACACTGAACAAACTTTAAAGAGGGAAAGTATCCTGTTATTCAGGACTTAATAAACCCCTATTTTTTAATATTTACTGGATGTGTGTTAATTGTACGAAGAATTGATCTTAGCTTTTCTAGCATCAGCAGTGTTGACCTACATTTTCAAGGAAATTTTCACAAGAACCAAAGGAAACCTTTACACCAGTGTAAGGGGTGGAACACCCCGGGCAGTGGGATTGGCCCCATTCCTAATTTTATTACTATTTTTAGAACCACCTTATCAATACTTAATAGGTATAATAGGATTGTTTGCATTTGCAGATGATCTGATTGGCAGAAAAAGGATAAAAAGATTGCCCTTTGAGATTGGACAGCTTTCAAGGGGAATAGGCATGCTGCTTGTCATGGCAGTGGGATTTTACTACAACTTCGGAGCCCTTGCAATACTCATAGCCCTCATGATACAACCAATGAACATTGCAGACATGCAGCCTGGAACCGCGTGTTCAACAGTGATCACAATGGCTCTTCTGGTTGTTCTGGGAATATTCGCACTAACTTCAACCATTTACTACCCAGCACTACTCATCATGGTGGTTTGCCTTGGATACGCCACCCTGGATTATCAGGGCAAGATCATGATGGGAGAAGTAGGCAACCACTCATTTGGAGTGGGTCTTGGAATTTTATACGCAGTTTTAGGTGGCATAGTTGGAAATTCCTTTGGTTTTGGGTCTTTAGGTGTTTTCCTATTTGTACTGGCCTTATTCATCTTAACGTCAATTTTCATAGCATTTTTAAGGAGAAAAAACCTTGAAGCATTCATAAAGAAAAACCTCAAAATTCAGGATCCCAACTTTGGAGATTACACCATGGATGTCCTGACAGGAGGTGGGCTTGGAGACTTGATGCGTAAAATAATCCTTAAAAAACGATGCATTAAAATAAATAACAAATTACTTAAGATTTTAGGTTTCAGGAGGCTGTTTTTCAACCCCTATGCAGCAGAGAATGATGTTAATTAGATTTGATAAATTGTACAAAATTATCTCCTTTGTATGGTAGGAATTACTTCTAATATAATCGTAGAAGTAACCACCATTTAAAAAAAAGATGGGAGCCATTTACTCCTTTTCAATCATTCTTTCTTTTAAGGGATAGTGCAGCCATAACAAGGAAAAGAGTTGCAAACGCCACAAGAACAGCCACGTCTATCCATATCTTACCCAATCCCCATCCCTTGAGTATCACTGCTCTGCAGGCATCGACTGCATAGGTTGGAGGTACCACGTATGATAGTGGCCTTAACCATGTGGGTATTGCTTCTATTGGCCAGAAAACACCTGAAAGCAGGAAAACTGGAAGTATTATGAATGGTATGAATTGCACGGCTTGCCCTTCACGGTTTGCAAGGCTTGAAAGCAGTATTCCAAGTGCCTGGGATACGACTGCAAGGAGTGCAACCACCAGGAATGCCAGTAGCACGTTTCCAACCACATCTATTTTGAAGACAAGAACTCCCACTGCAAGGAGGAAAGCAGCCTGTATGGTTCCAACAATTCCGAAGGCCAGAGCGTAACCACATACAATTTCACTTTCCTTGACTGGTGTTGTTAAAATTCTTTCAAGGGTTCCTGAAGTTCTCTCACCAACGAATGCAA is a genomic window of Methanobacterium congolense containing:
- a CDS encoding cell wall biosynthesis protein — translated: MYEELILAFLASAVLTYIFKEIFTRTKGNLYTSVRGGTPRAVGLAPFLILLLFLEPPYQYLIGIIGLFAFADDLIGRKRIKRLPFEIGQLSRGIGMLLVMAVGFYYNFGALAILIALMIQPMNIADMQPGTACSTVITMALLVVLGIFALTSTIYYPALLIMVVCLGYATLDYQGKIMMGEVGNHSFGVGLGILYAVLGGIVGNSFGFGSLGVFLFVLALFILTSIFIAFLRRKNLEAFIKKNLKIQDPNFGDYTMDVLTGGGLGDLMRKIILKKRCIKINNKLLKILGFRRLFFNPYAAENDVN